The following coding sequences lie in one Thermoanaerobaculia bacterium genomic window:
- a CDS encoding EAL domain-containing protein has translation MINPTSMILATHMAQALESIIIALVLAGLYRTYNRNFLLQWSRSWWAVSIYLFGSCAGLLYYQMQVSIESQGRLAISAISLAAAYLHVAWLLFGMREIASGTVVPRPRMIRVLVIFSLAGIASTFIFPFDPSMEFVRFFVRVGVRSLVAGIAFVVSGVVMWRQRVQSARIGYLFISGSFVVYGMEQFLYFVTTLGQLAGQPYPRYALYLGYVDFLLYMFMGISMVLWFLEEAQARVVDATEKIQHMAYHDPLTGLPNRHLYVDRLSQALAHAFREREKVAVLYLDLDRFKTINNTLGYAFGDELLRSAAERLKQCIRDGDTVAKFGGDEFGLIVTGLHETSAVDTVTQKILASLRQPYHLQNREVYITTSIGVSLFNDHGYYPDDLLDGAHSAVFEAKKRGRDRAVLYDPVMRVEDSEHLSMEGDLRKAMASDQIVLHYQPLLDLKTGKIRGLEALVRWEHPTMGLLYPAEFLSLAETIGIGDELNLRVLRKAVQQVKEWHNRGMKDLFIAINLVARLFQHPSLVEEVRSLLGKAGIPPENLHLEVTETVAIQNPDASREVLNSLHDLGVNISIDDFGTGYSALSYLRNFPIDTLKIDQSFIQSMPFDTVAVSILEAIIAMAHSMDLVVVAEGVETEAQKSLLAKKDCDLMQGFLFSRAVPPQECDLLLEEHYAPVVPGKQAGNKKRAVSDQTF, from the coding sequence ATGATCAATCCGACGAGCATGATTCTCGCCACTCACATGGCCCAGGCCCTGGAATCGATCATCATCGCTCTGGTCCTTGCGGGACTCTATCGAACCTACAATCGAAACTTCCTTCTCCAGTGGTCCAGAAGCTGGTGGGCCGTTTCCATCTACCTCTTTGGAAGCTGTGCGGGTCTCCTCTACTATCAGATGCAGGTTTCCATTGAGTCGCAGGGTCGCCTGGCCATCAGCGCCATCTCTCTTGCCGCGGCCTACCTCCATGTAGCGTGGCTGCTTTTCGGAATGCGGGAGATTGCAAGCGGAACGGTTGTTCCCCGGCCCCGGATGATCCGGGTCCTTGTGATCTTCTCCCTTGCGGGTATTGCCTCCACCTTCATCTTTCCCTTCGATCCTTCCATGGAGTTTGTCCGTTTCTTCGTCCGGGTCGGCGTGCGGTCCCTCGTGGCGGGCATTGCCTTCGTTGTGTCAGGTGTCGTCATGTGGCGTCAGAGGGTCCAATCGGCCAGGATCGGCTACCTTTTCATCAGCGGATCCTTCGTTGTTTACGGCATGGAGCAGTTTCTCTACTTCGTTACCACCCTGGGGCAGCTTGCGGGACAACCCTATCCCCGCTATGCCCTTTACCTTGGATATGTCGATTTTCTTCTCTATATGTTCATGGGAATCAGCATGGTTCTCTGGTTTCTGGAAGAAGCACAGGCCAGGGTCGTCGACGCGACCGAAAAGATTCAGCACATGGCCTACCATGATCCTCTGACCGGTCTCCCCAACCGACACCTTTACGTGGACCGTCTCTCCCAGGCCCTGGCTCATGCCTTCCGGGAGCGCGAAAAGGTGGCCGTTCTCTACCTCGACCTGGACCGGTTCAAGACCATTAACAATACCCTCGGATACGCATTCGGGGATGAGCTCCTGCGCTCTGCGGCCGAACGTCTGAAGCAATGCATTCGGGATGGGGATACCGTTGCCAAGTTCGGGGGTGACGAATTCGGTCTGATCGTGACCGGTCTTCATGAAACCTCCGCCGTCGATACCGTGACGCAAAAGATTCTGGCGTCTCTCCGTCAGCCCTACCACCTCCAGAACCGGGAAGTCTACATCACCACCAGCATCGGCGTGAGCCTCTTTAACGATCACGGGTACTATCCCGACGATCTCCTGGATGGCGCACACAGCGCGGTCTTTGAAGCCAAGAAAAGGGGACGGGATCGTGCCGTGCTCTACGATCCGGTCATGCGGGTGGAGGACTCGGAGCACCTGTCGATGGAGGGTGACCTTCGGAAGGCGATGGCTTCGGACCAGATCGTTCTCCATTATCAGCCCCTTCTGGACTTGAAAACTGGAAAGATCCGCGGATTGGAAGCCCTGGTACGCTGGGAGCATCCCACCATGGGGCTTCTCTACCCGGCCGAGTTTCTCTCCCTGGCGGAAACAATCGGGATCGGGGATGAACTCAACCTCCGGGTTCTTCGAAAAGCCGTACAACAGGTAAAGGAATGGCATAACAGGGGGATGAAGGACCTCTTTATCGCAATCAACCTTGTGGCCCGACTCTTTCAGCACCCCAGCCTTGTGGAGGAGGTTCGCTCTCTTCTGGGAAAGGCCGGGATCCCTCCGGAAAATCTTCACCTGGAGGTCACCGAGACGGTGGCCATTCAAAACCCGGATGCAAGCCGTGAGGTACTGAACAGTCTGCACGACCTGGGTGTCAATATCTCCATCGACGATTTTGGTACGGGGTATTCAGCCCTGAGCTATTTGCGCAACTTCCCCATTGATACCCTGAAGATCGATCAATCCTTTATCCAGAGCATGCCCTTTGATACCGTGGCTGTTTCGATCCTGGAGGCGATCATCGCGATGGCCCACAGCATGGATCTGGTGGTTGTGGCGGAGGGAGTGGAAACGGAAGCCCAGAAAAGCCTTCTGGCAAAGAAGGATTGCGATCTCATGCAGGGCTTTCTCTTTTCACGGGCAGTTCCGCCTCAGGAATGTGACCTTCTGCTGGAGGAGCACTACGCGCCTGTAGTTCCTGGAAAACAGGCCGGAAACAAAAAAAGAGCCGTCTCGGATCAGACGTTCTAA
- the lpdA gene encoding dihydrolipoyl dehydrogenase, whose protein sequence is MVVGSISRGCQVAVIGGGPGGYVAAIRLAQLKKDVILIEQEPSLGGICLNEGCIPSKALIHVADLTLDATQAHEMGVDIGGVEVSMPRLIAWKDSIVSRLTGGVKMLCERNGVEIIHGKASFASDRSLSVETSSGTVSIDFEEAVIATGSSPMPLKNFPLDGETVIGSKEALSLKEVPRRLVIIGAGYVGLELGMVYKKFGAEVSVVEFLPDLLPQQDDDVVASIGKRLEALGMDLYLGHRADRFEKGDPSRVFIVDPDGKEVVLEADTILVSIGRNPNSKDLNLETIGVNTDEKGFITVSDRMESSSPGIYAIGDVIGGPLLAHKAYREAKVAAEVIAGEPSAFDNVVIPAVVYTDPEIAWAGLTEKEARAKGLNIVTGTFPFRASGRALTLNQPEGFVKTIAEAETKAILGVVIVGSSASELVSEAALAIEMGAFLDDLAGTIHPHPTLSEGLLESVEAALNQAIHMVNR, encoded by the coding sequence ATGGTTGTCGGCTCGATTTCCCGCGGATGTCAGGTGGCGGTAATCGGAGGCGGACCCGGCGGGTACGTGGCCGCAATCCGGCTTGCCCAGCTGAAAAAGGACGTTATACTGATCGAACAGGAACCATCCCTTGGGGGAATCTGCCTGAACGAAGGCTGTATCCCCTCCAAGGCCCTCATCCATGTCGCTGATCTCACCCTCGATGCAACCCAGGCCCATGAAATGGGTGTGGATATCGGAGGTGTGGAAGTATCCATGCCCCGTCTCATCGCCTGGAAAGATTCCATCGTTTCCAGGCTCACCGGGGGTGTAAAGATGCTATGCGAACGGAACGGGGTGGAGATCATCCACGGAAAGGCCTCTTTCGCCTCGGATCGTTCCCTCTCGGTTGAAACCTCATCGGGAACCGTCTCCATCGATTTTGAAGAAGCCGTCATTGCAACGGGAAGCTCACCGATGCCGCTGAAAAACTTTCCCCTGGACGGGGAAACGGTGATCGGATCGAAAGAGGCTCTCTCCCTGAAGGAAGTTCCCCGACGCCTGGTGATCATTGGAGCGGGCTATGTCGGCCTGGAACTTGGCATGGTGTACAAGAAGTTCGGTGCCGAGGTTTCCGTCGTGGAATTTCTCCCCGACCTTCTTCCCCAGCAGGATGACGACGTGGTTGCTTCCATTGGAAAACGCCTTGAGGCTCTGGGAATGGATCTCTACCTGGGCCACAGGGCGGATCGCTTTGAAAAGGGAGATCCTTCCCGGGTATTCATCGTGGATCCCGACGGAAAGGAAGTTGTCCTGGAAGCCGACACCATTCTCGTCAGTATCGGGAGAAACCCGAATTCAAAGGATCTAAACCTCGAAACCATTGGTGTAAATACGGATGAAAAGGGGTTCATTACTGTCAGCGATAGAATGGAGAGTTCGTCACCTGGCATCTATGCCATCGGAGATGTCATCGGGGGTCCCCTCCTTGCCCACAAGGCCTACCGCGAAGCCAAAGTCGCTGCGGAAGTGATTGCCGGGGAGCCGAGTGCCTTTGATAACGTCGTAATTCCCGCAGTCGTATACACCGACCCGGAAATCGCCTGGGCGGGACTGACCGAGAAAGAGGCGAGGGCAAAGGGTCTCAACATTGTGACCGGCACCTTTCCCTTCCGGGCTTCCGGCAGGGCACTGACCCTCAACCAGCCCGAAGGGTTTGTCAAGACGATCGCTGAAGCGGAAACCAAGGCGATCCTTGGAGTTGTGATCGTGGGATCCAGTGCATCTGAACTGGTTTCCGAGGCGGCTCTTGCCATTGAAATGGGAGCATTCCTGGATGATCTGGCCGGAACGATCCACCCCCACCCAACCCTGTCCGAAGGTCTTCTGGAATCGGTGGAAGCGGCCCTGAACCAGGCCATCCACATGGTGAACCGTTAG